The genomic interval GCAGGTTTCTACTTCAATCCCGTGTGTTCTATTATTTTCGGAACAATCCACTCAAAGCCTACTGCCATCATATGAAGCCCTGCAGCGTTGGTCGTCTTTCTTATTTCTCGTATCATTTGGCTAAAAATCTCAATATTTTCTGCGAAAATTGCTTCTTTGCCCCCTCTTTCTTTTGCCTTGCGGATTCGATCTTGTATCTCTTCTGGAACTTTTATGCCTGGAACAAATTCAACCATCCATTTCATCATTCCTACCGATTTGAACGGTGCTATTCCAAGGAGAATTGGGGTGTTAAGGTGGGATGCTGCATCGAGAAAGTTCTTTGCTTGTTCGACACTGTAGACACACTGGGTCTGGATGAAGTCGACTCCTATCTTTACTTTTCTTTCGATTTTGAGAATTTCTGGCTCTAGCGGATCTGCGTTTGGTGCGGCCGCTATGCCGATGTTAAATTTAGGCGGGTTCTCAATCTTGTTGTTGTTCAAGTCGACTCCTTCGTCTATCATTTTTCTTAGCATATAGACGAAGGTTGCGGAGTCAAGGTCAAAAACTGGCTTGGCTTGAGGAGTATCGCCTACTGTGGTGTGATCTCCAGTTAAAGCTAGTATATTTTTTATTCCTAACGCGCCAGCAGCTAACACATCGGAGATCAAAGCCAAGCGGTTGCGATCACGGGTTGTCATCTGATAGACGGCTTCGACACCAGCTTCTTTCTGAATCAGGTAGGATGGAACAAGCGCATTCATATAACCGAAAGCCGTTGGATTATCTGTAATATTTATAGCCACCACGTGACCCTTCAGAATTTTTGCTCCTTCAATAACCTTCTGAAGATTTGTTGACTTTACCGGTTCAAGCTCCCCCGTGAAAACGAATTTTCCCGCTTTGATTTGTTTCATCAGTTCGCTGTAAGCCTCGCCCATTACGCTTTCTCCTCCTTCTCTTCTGGTTCACCACCTAGTTCTCGCGGATGCTCTGAAACTCGGTAATCTTTAGGAAGCCTGAATTTGGTGAATAGGTCCAGTCTGTTTCTTTCTTTCAGACGATTGTAGATGAGAATCCATGCACAGTCGTTTTTCCCGCCGCCGACTTCACATTTACCTTTCGCTTGTCCTCCACACGGCCCATTAAGCAGGCTCTTGGCACAACGTGTTATTGGGCATATGCCACCTGTTTCGAAGAGTATACAGTCGCCACATGCTCTACACATTTCATAAAACATGCCAGCTTTTGTATCATGCATCCCTATGAATTTTGTGTCGTTCGCGGGTATGATAATCTTATCAGGAAACAGTTCCGCAAGGGTTTGAACTCCGACTCCACATGATAAAGAGATAACGACCGCATAATCGTTAACCAGTGAGTGAAGCGAAGTTGCAGCAATTTGACGATCACATTGTCGCAGAATGGACATGGCCTTTATCCTAAGCTCTTGTTCGCCCTTCAATCTTCTTTCCATTTCAAGCAGAGCCTTCAAAACTTCAGCCTGCTTTTCACCACCGACTTGAATGATTGATGCGCATCCGTCACAACCAACGATCAAAAGACGTTGAAAGTTTCTTGCCATCTGAAAAATCTCTTGGAGGGGCTTTTGTTGAACTATAATCACCGTATGAGCACTCCTCAGAAACTCATGTGAAAGCGAACTAGTGATATAAGAATTGCCATACACATGCGTCCAAAGGTTTACCTTTTAACCTTCATGACTCTCAAATAAATCAGATATGCTGGAATAATGTTGACTAAAGCTTGCGTCACATTGAACAACGCTATTAAAGCAAGCAAGCCTACGGAAACAGACGTTAGAAAAAACTTTGGATAAAATAGCGGAAGTAAGCAGTAGTTCGCTATGGTCATTATAGCTACTCGTGATGTGACAGCAGCAATTGATTTCGAAAGAACACCTTTTCTCAACAGTGCAAAGCCAAATAAAGTCGCCAACTCAGCAATCAACTTTAAAGTTCCTCCTGGAACGTTTCCTCTAAGAAAAATAATTGAGCATCCGATTAGGCAAGTGTACACTGCGCACAAGGGTCCGTAAAGCATTAAGCTAATCATGATGGGTATCCCTGTAAGGTCCCAAGAGATATTTGGGTAAAGTGGAAACCGAATGTCGAAAGGCGGTCCAGGTATAACTTCCGACAATGCTGCAAGGGCCCCTAAAATGCTGGCTGCCGCAATCTCTTTAGTTCCCATTTTTCCCAAAACACACACCACTTTCATAGAGAATCAACAATACTTGTTCTACAATCTATCAGCAAACCTCACGTGTCTTTCTCTTCTTCCTCGAGAGCTTAGCCAATAAATTCAAGGCATATGTTTCCGCATCTACCGTTTTAACATTCAGGTATCCGGCTTTTTCAGCACTTGAGAACAAATTTTCCCCTCTTTCTGTGCGGATAATTATGAATGTCCATCCATCTAAACCTAGACCTCCCGTTGAGATATCTGCGAGTTCAGAGCTAAAGTCATCGCAGAATCTGCAGCTTTTTCGACCATATTGCTTCGCTGTCGCAAGAGGAATTGTTCTGACTTCAGATTTTGTTTTAACCAGTATTTTTCCCTTAATGTTTATTTTTATTATGTCATTCAGGTTAAGACCTAATGTATCACGGATGTGTTTCTCTGCAAGTCCTTCGTAAGTGAAACATTCTGAGCACATAAGTCCTATCAGAAACATTAGGGGTCTAGTATGCTTTTTTAAGCCACACATCTGCATTTTTCTGATTGCACGGATTTGGCACGGCGTACCAACAAATGCTGTGCTTGTCTTTTTCTGTTTGATTCCCTCTGTCAAGGCTAAGATGTTAGGTGAATAGAAGTATCTTGTTCCGGCGCATTCCAAAATTTCCTCATAGGTTGTGGCTAATCTTGGAGCTGGATATAGAGGTTTTTCTGGGCTGATCCCCGAAACAACTGCGCTGTCAATAAGTCCATTCTCTAAAGCAAACAACAAAAGTGCAGTAACGACGCCTCCATCCTGACAAAACTTCACCATTCCGTCATCCACCGCTCGAGCCACAACAAGTCGACGATAAACTCCGAACTCTTCCTCAGCTTTCCTCTCTCTGCCAAACACAAAATCTTCTACCTTGGGCCACGACCACTCGTATTGGGGACAAACTTGTGCACAGATGCCGCAGACTTGGCATTCTTTCACCAAGTTAGGTCCTTCTTTCATGTACTCTAAACAATTGAAAGGGCAGACAACCACACATGCACCACAACCAATGCATTTCCCAGATGCAACAACGCTTGTTCCTAAGGTTTCTTCAAAACTTACTTTATCAAAACTCATAGCTAATCTCTCATAGAAAAAATAACTTGAAATCCTACAGTTTAAAACTTTTGGGAATAATCTAGCGTACACGAGGAATTGACCTTGAAAGAACAACCTATATCAATTTCTGGTAGCCCCCACAGGCACTAATTTTTTATAATCCCGGACGACCAATGTTCAAGTTAGGTGTTTTGACATGGACCAGGTTAAGATTGTGGTTTTTAAATGTGGCAATATTGCAACATCACCTTTATTTGAACTTCTCCTCGACGAACTTGCTGACCGTCAAGATATCAGAATCCGAACTGTGACCACGGGGTCAAAGATGAGTGTTGAAGATGTTGAAGAAGCTCTGCCAAAAATCTTCGAATTCAACCCCAATCTTATAGTTTCTATATCTCCCAATCCGTCGATATCTGGACCAGCAAAGGTGAGAGAGAAGTTATCAAGCAGTGACGTACCTAGTGTGGTTATTTCGGATGCCCCGGCAAAGCGCATTAAGACCAAACTTGAAGAGCAAGGCTTAGGCTACATAATTATCACGGGCGATCCACTCATCGGCGCGAGAAGAGAGTTTCTAGACCCGATAGAAATGGCAATTTTCAATTCCAACATTATAAAAGTGCTTGCGATTACTGGCGTCTACAGGATAGTTCACCAAGAAATCGATAAATTGATACACGCGATCAAAAAGGGAGCAAGCCCAGCTTTGCCCAAACTAATAATTGATGCCAACGCAATTCGAGACTGCTCTGATTTTGAAAATCCCTACGCAAAAGCCAAAGCATTAGCTGCATACGAGTTAGCTGAAAAGATCGCCGAGATTAATTTCCAAGCATGCTTCGTAGAGAAAGAAAGCGAGAAATACATTCCCCTTGTCGCTTCAGCACACGAAATAGCTCAGACAGCTGCCAAACTAGCCGAAGAAGCTAGAGAAATCGAAAAGTATAATGATACATTGGTGAGGAAACCCCATTCGAAAAAGGGGAACCTCAAAATCAAAACCAAGTTGATGCTTCCTCCAACTTCAGATGAAGAGTTCCACCGAAAATCGCTCAAGAAATAACTCTTTTTACTCGAAAGTGATTTAGCGAACGCGTACACGACACTTAATAGGCATAGTTATTTCTTTGCAAAAGGGAAGTGACTTTTCATGGATGTTGTTCAAATAATCGGGATTGAACGCTTACCGATTGTGAAAACAGGAGACGATTTAGCTGAGCTCATCTGTAATGCAGTGGAGAGCCAAGGGGCTCGCATCCAAAATGGGGATATACTTGTAATTACACATGTTATTGTTTCGCGTGCTGAAGGAAGAGTTGTGAACCTTGACGAGGTTGTGCCTTCTGAGTTTGCAAAAAACATAGCAGAGCAGTATGGAAAGGACCCAGCCTTGGTTGAGGTTGTTCTCCGAGAATCGAAAAGCATCAGACGCATGGGTGATGGGAAACTCATAACAGAAACCAAACATGGATTTATTTGCGCAAATTCCGGCATTGACAAATCCAATGTACCAGGAGAAAGAAACGTGGCTTTGCTGCCAGAGGACCCTGACCGTTCTGCCGAGGAAATTCGAGGAAAAATAAGAAGGTTAACTGGTTGTGATGTTGCAGTTATTATTTCTGATACCCACGGTCGCCCACTGCGAAAGGGTGAAATAAATGTGGCTATTGGGGTTGCCGGTATAAAGGCACTTAGAGACAGAAGAGGAGAAAGCGACTTATTCGGGTATGTTTTAAGGGTGAAACAAACAGCAATCATCGATGAGCTTGCCTCAGCTGCTGAACTAGCGATAGGACAAGCAAATGAAGGAATCCCAGTAGCTATAATCCGAGGATATGATTATCTGAAATCTGAAAATGCAAAGACGACTGATCTAATCAGACCAAAGGAAGAAGATCTGTTCCTCTAAGATTATGCGGCGGGCATATGCATGCATGCGCAAGCTTAATATGTTCATTCTTTTTCTAAGCTATTTCTTTCAGAAACCAGTCTACGCTCATTGATGGGGAAAATAAAATGCCTAATGGAGTTCTCGTTATAGGCGGGGGCATTGCAGGCATCACTACAGCATTAGATTTGGCAGAAAAAGGGTATGGTGTATATTTACTTGAAAAAACTCCTTCGATTGGCGGCAGAATGGCGCAATTGGATAAGACGTTCCCAACCCTTGACTGCTCCATCTGCATTCTAGCACCTAAAATGGTGGAAATCTCTCGTCACCCAAACATCCAACTTTATACATACTCAGAGGTTAGCCATGTTCAACCCAAAGATGACGGTAAATCGTTCAAAGTCAAAATAAAACGGAAACCTCGCTATGTGAATGAAGAAAAGTGTACTGGTTGTCTTACTTGCACTGAAAAATGTCCAGTGAAAGTGCCTAGTGAATTCGAGGAAAAATTGGGACAACGAAAGGCCATTTACATCCCATTTCCTCAAGCTGTCCCAGCAGTCGCGGTCATAGACAGAACTCACTGCCTCTATTTTCAAAAAGGCGTCTGTAAATTGTGCGAAAAGTTCTGTCCTGCCAAAGCCATAGATTTTGATCAAGAAGAGTATGAAGAAACTTTGGAAGTTGCCTCCATTATACTTGCAACAGGCTTTGACCTTATCGATCCTGCAATTCTATCCCAATACGGTTACGGACAATTGCCCAACGTTATGACCTCTTTAGAGTTTGAGAGACTACTGAATGCAGCAGGCCCGACTGGTGGAAAGATTGTTAGATTATCAGACAAGACCGCCCCAGAGAAAATCGCTTTCGTCCAGTGTGTCGGCTCTCGCAACGTTGATGTGAAACCCTATTGTTCCCAGATTTGTTGCATGTACGCCACCAAAGAAGCTATCGTTTCCAAGGAACACAATCCAAAGATTGACGTAACAATATTCTATAACGATTTACAAGTAGGTGGAAAAGCACATCAAGAGCTTGTAAGAAGAGCAACCGAAGAGTTTCAAATAAAATATGTAAAAGGATTACCAAGCAGAATTGACTACGATTTTGAGACAAATAAGTTAGTGATTAGGCATGCAGACATAGTGAAAGATAAGCCACGAACCGAATCAGTAGACCTAGTTGTATTATGCCCATCTGTCGTGCCAAGAAAAGATTCGTCAAAACTAGCGAGGATGCTGGGAATCTCAATGACAGAATTCGGATTCTTCAAATCTGTTCATTCTTCATCAGCGGTTGACACCAACGTACCCGGCATCTACGTGTGCGGAGTTTGTGAAGGCCCAAAAGACATATCCCACTCAGTGGCCCAAGCGAGCGCAGCGGCTACAAGAGCGGCGCTTCACGCTGAACTTATAAAGTCTGAACCAAGACGTATCGCGCCTGTACAAAAATACGCGGGAGGAGAGCCACGTATTGGAGTTTTCGTTTGTAACTGTGGAATCAATATTGGCGCAGTTGTAGATGTGCCCAAAGTGGTAGAGTTTGCAAGAAATCTGGATGCCGTAGTGTATTCGGAAGAGTT from Candidatus Bathyarchaeota archaeon carries:
- the cofE gene encoding coenzyme F420-0:L-glutamate ligase; protein product: MDVVQIIGIERLPIVKTGDDLAELICNAVESQGARIQNGDILVITHVIVSRAEGRVVNLDEVVPSEFAKNIAEQYGKDPALVEVVLRESKSIRRMGDGKLITETKHGFICANSGIDKSNVPGERNVALLPEDPDRSAEEIRGKIRRLTGCDVAVIISDTHGRPLRKGEINVAIGVAGIKALRDRRGESDLFGYVLRVKQTAIIDELASAAELAIGQANEGIPVAIIRGYDYLKSENAKTTDLIRPKEEDLFL
- a CDS encoding F420-dependent methylenetetrahydromethanopterin dehydrogenase, coding for MDQVKIVVFKCGNIATSPLFELLLDELADRQDIRIRTVTTGSKMSVEDVEEALPKIFEFNPNLIVSISPNPSISGPAKVREKLSSSDVPSVVISDAPAKRIKTKLEEQGLGYIIITGDPLIGARREFLDPIEMAIFNSNIIKVLAITGVYRIVHQEIDKLIHAIKKGASPALPKLIIDANAIRDCSDFENPYAKAKALAAYELAEKIAEINFQACFVEKESEKYIPLVASAHEIAQTAAKLAEEAREIEKYNDTLVRKPHSKKGNLKIKTKLMLPPTSDEEFHRKSLKK
- a CDS encoding coenzyme F420 hydrogenase subunit beta, producing the protein MSFDKVSFEETLGTSVVASGKCIGCGACVVVCPFNCLEYMKEGPNLVKECQVCGICAQVCPQYEWSWPKVEDFVFGRERKAEEEFGVYRRLVVARAVDDGMVKFCQDGGVVTALLLFALENGLIDSAVVSGISPEKPLYPAPRLATTYEEILECAGTRYFYSPNILALTEGIKQKKTSTAFVGTPCQIRAIRKMQMCGLKKHTRPLMFLIGLMCSECFTYEGLAEKHIRDTLGLNLNDIIKINIKGKILVKTKSEVRTIPLATAKQYGRKSCRFCDDFSSELADISTGGLGLDGWTFIIIRTERGENLFSSAEKAGYLNVKTVDAETYALNLLAKLSRKKRKTREVC
- a CDS encoding methylenetetrahydrofolate reductase → MGEAYSELMKQIKAGKFVFTGELEPVKSTNLQKVIEGAKILKGHVVAINITDNPTAFGYMNALVPSYLIQKEAGVEAVYQMTTRDRNRLALISDVLAAGALGIKNILALTGDHTTVGDTPQAKPVFDLDSATFVYMLRKMIDEGVDLNNNKIENPPKFNIGIAAAPNADPLEPEILKIERKVKIGVDFIQTQCVYSVEQAKNFLDAASHLNTPILLGIAPFKSVGMMKWMVEFVPGIKVPEEIQDRIRKAKERGGKEAIFAENIEIFSQMIREIRKTTNAAGLHMMAVGFEWIVPKIIEHTGLK